The genomic region AAGACAAATACCCGCAAAAAGATCGAGAGCTACTATCCGATCAAAGATTGTCGGCCCCCTCACAATACGGAAAACCACTGGTATAGCAGCAGCCAGGAAAATGATCGCACAGATCCACCAACCGATTTCGGTCACTAAGCTGTCTCCTTCAGAAAACACTCTTCACTCTCCTCCCGTAATCTCTTTCCAAAGACTGGACCAACTCCTCGGTCGTCCTGTCAATATACATGGCATGGATGTAGAACTCTTTCCGATCCTCGCTAACGGCCAAACCTAAGGTGCCCGGAGTCATCGTTATCAGGTTCGCCATAAAGAACAGCTGGCGATCCGTCAGATCCTCGACATTCAAGCGGACGATTCCTGGCTTCATTCGGTGCCGCGGGGTAACTACATCATGCGCCACCCTCAAGTTGGAAAGGACGACCTCCTTCAAGTAAAAGAAGAAAAGGTTTATGATCGAAATCAGCCGTTTCATGGTTGATCCATCTGCACTTTGGCAGGCAACACCGTAGAAATGTACTCCTTGTTGTTGTGGAGTTGTTCTGCCGCCCTTTCCGAGAAGGCGAAAAGACTGTTTCCGAACAAGCCTATCATAAGAGTCGTCAGTGCCAAAAGCACGACCGGAACCACCCTCCAAGATGAGGCCGGATTGTTCGTTGCAGCAAACTCGTCCTCGCCGACCGGCTGCTCTTTCCAAAACGCCTCAGCCCAGATCTTCGTCATTGAGAAAAGCGTGAGCACCCCCACCGCTAGAGCTGCGGCGACCGCGATCCAGGCTCCCACTTCGAGTCCACCTTTTACTACGGCAAACTTTGCCCAAAATCCGGAGAGAGGTGGGATCCCGCCCAGAGAAAAAGCAGGGATAAAAAAGAGGAGCGCTAACCATGGCGCCGATTTGTACAACCCACCAATCTTCGCGAGATCAGCAGACCCCTTCTTCTCCACAACAATACCACTTACCAGGAAAAGGTTCGTCTTCACTATGATATGGTGGACCACATAGAAGATCGCAGCTGCGAGAGCCAAAGGAGTCATGAGTGCAAGAGCCAAAATCATGTAGCCGATCTGGCTCACGATATGAAAGGAAAGGATACGCCGCATCTCAAAGTGCCTCGCTGCCCCCAGCACTCCGGTAATCATTGTCAGCACCGCTAGGATTATCAGAAGGGTCTGAACCTCATCAAACAGAGGACGAAAAACCAGCGTCTGAGAACGGATGAGCGCGTAGACACCGACCTTGGTGAGCAAGCCGGCGAAAATCGCGGAAACTGCTACCGGAGGAGTATGATAAGACGCTGGAAGCCAGAAGAAGAAAGGGAAGAGCGCTGCCTTGATACTAAAGGCGACCAGCAACAGTAGTGAGGTTGCCAGGATC from Verrucomicrobiota bacterium harbors:
- a CDS encoding cation:proton antiporter, with translation MFSEGDSLVTEIGWWICAIIFLAAAIPVVFRIVRGPTIFDRIVALDLFAGICLGIIVALSIRFDEPVFLEVAFVIALVGFLGTVALARFLERGGEQ
- a CDS encoding Na+/H+ antiporter subunit E — translated: MKRLISIINLFFFYLKEVVLSNLRVAHDVVTPRHRMKPGIVRLNVEDLTDRQLFFMANLITMTPGTLGLAVSEDRKEFYIHAMYIDRTTEELVQSLERDYGRRVKSVF
- a CDS encoding Na+/H+ antiporter subunit D, with the translated sequence MSGLVLVLPLLVPLIGAILLLAGAKSILFQRAGTLFISAVLFGASIWLVAVVDAEGVVALQVGKWEAPFGITLVADRLSAIMVCVSAFMGFSVGIFAIADIDEDRARKKFFPVFFVLLFGVNGAFLTGDLFNLYVWFEVMLIASFVLIALGGKKDELEGAIKYVSLNLFSSALFLTAVGILYGEVGTLNMADLAVKLEGFEKVDLILATSLLLLVAFSIKAALFPFFFWLPASYHTPPVAVSAIFAGLLTKVGVYALIRSQTLVFRPLFDEVQTLLIILAVLTMITGVLGAARHFEMRRILSFHIVSQIGYMILALALMTPLALAAAIFYVVHHIIVKTNLFLVSGIVVEKKGSADLAKIGGLYKSAPWLALLFFIPAFSLGGIPPLSGFWAKFAVVKGGLEVGAWIAVAAALAVGVLTLFSMTKIWAEAFWKEQPVGEDEFAATNNPASSWRVVPVVLLALTTLMIGLFGNSLFAFSERAAEQLHNNKEYISTVLPAKVQMDQP